Proteins from one Dethiobacter alkaliphilus AHT 1 genomic window:
- a CDS encoding AAA family ATPase, translating into MKQTAKLRVTYRMEDNQLQPSPENASRTEDALEVVAKTRQAVDEPHDVMETPPNLQQLINELNRLVGLGNVKELVREIRAYVEISRRRQSFQLKNDGLVLHMVFKGNPGTGKTTVARILGKMLAELQVLPKGHLVEVERADLVGEFIGQTAQRTREQLKKAMGGILFIDEAYSLARGGNKDFGKEAIDTLVKAMEDNKNDLILILAGYEQEMEKFLRTNPGLRSRFPIHLNFPDYSCNELLDIALMMIKERQYQLTAGALDYLRRHLQEQIDKNTSNFSNARLVRNLIERAIRRQALRLVDKRIYGRDELMQIMREDLMATQNEVNVWTMPD; encoded by the coding sequence ATGAAGCAAACGGCCAAACTTCGTGTAACCTATAGAATGGAGGACAATCAACTGCAACCAAGCCCGGAAAACGCCTCTAGAACTGAAGATGCCCTGGAAGTGGTGGCAAAGACCAGGCAAGCGGTTGACGAACCGCATGACGTCATGGAAACTCCGCCAAATCTACAGCAATTGATAAATGAACTAAACCGGTTGGTAGGGCTGGGGAATGTAAAAGAGTTGGTGCGGGAAATCCGTGCTTATGTGGAAATAAGCCGCAGGCGGCAAAGTTTTCAGCTGAAAAACGACGGACTGGTTTTACATATGGTCTTTAAGGGGAACCCGGGTACGGGTAAAACCACGGTGGCCCGTATACTGGGGAAAATGTTGGCGGAACTACAGGTGCTTCCCAAAGGTCATTTGGTGGAAGTGGAAAGGGCTGATCTGGTAGGAGAATTCATCGGACAGACGGCTCAGAGGACAAGGGAGCAGCTAAAAAAAGCCATGGGCGGCATCCTCTTTATTGATGAAGCTTATTCCCTGGCGCGTGGCGGCAATAAGGATTTTGGTAAAGAAGCCATTGATACCCTGGTCAAGGCCATGGAAGACAACAAAAATGACCTGATTCTCATCCTGGCAGGCTATGAGCAGGAAATGGAAAAGTTTTTACGCACCAATCCCGGGCTGCGTTCCCGCTTCCCGATTCACCTGAATTTTCCCGACTACAGCTGCAATGAGCTGCTGGATATTGCCCTGATGATGATAAAAGAGCGCCAGTACCAGCTAACCGCCGGTGCGTTGGATTATTTGCGGCGCCACCTGCAGGAACAAATAGATAAAAACACTTCCAATTTCAGTAACGCCCGTCTGGTGCGCAATCTCATAGAACGGGCCATCCGCCGGCAGGCGCTGCGCCTGGTTGATAAAAGGATTTACGGCCGTGACGAGCTGATGCAGATTATGCGGGAAGATTTAATGGCAACGCAAAACGAGGTAAACGTGTGGACCATGCCGGATTAG
- the hflX gene encoding GTPase HflX, with product MEKAVLVGLETQDTQWNIEETMHELALLAETAGAEPVAEIIQKRQRPDSAFYVGKGKAEEIRLIVEETDAQLVLFDDELSPSQRRNLEEAVAVRVVDRTALILDIFAQRAKTKEGKLQVELAQLHYLLPRLTGMGVQLSRLAGGIGTRGPGETKLEVDRRRIRKRISDLKKEIEEIKKHRTLHRKARQEVPLPVVTLVGYTNAGKSTLLNALTNADVFAEDKLFATLDPTTRQVELPGGSMFLLTDTVGFIQKLPHHLVAAFRATLEEVLEADLLLHVVDTSHPQAAEQMNAVQNILQQLGAQELPAIVVFNKMDMPEAHANLSALAGEWPEHVAVSAKNKVGLDTLLEAISDNLQKNHVRLDLTLPFGSEKILAIIRKYGQLEQEEYKADGIAVRAVMPRPWAEKVKNSLVEGAAEFADDK from the coding sequence ATGGAAAAAGCAGTTTTAGTAGGACTGGAAACGCAGGATACACAATGGAATATCGAGGAAACCATGCATGAGTTGGCGTTGCTTGCCGAAACCGCCGGTGCAGAGCCGGTGGCGGAAATTATTCAGAAACGGCAGCGCCCGGATTCTGCATTTTATGTAGGCAAAGGCAAAGCGGAGGAAATCCGCCTTATTGTGGAGGAGACCGATGCTCAACTGGTTCTCTTTGACGATGAGCTTTCCCCGTCCCAGAGAAGAAACCTGGAAGAGGCGGTGGCAGTCCGGGTAGTAGACCGGACTGCACTGATTTTGGATATTTTCGCGCAGCGGGCCAAGACAAAGGAAGGAAAGCTGCAGGTGGAGCTGGCGCAACTGCACTACCTGCTGCCCCGTTTAACGGGAATGGGGGTACAGCTCTCCCGGCTGGCCGGTGGAATCGGCACCAGAGGGCCCGGTGAAACCAAGTTGGAAGTGGATCGTCGCCGCATTCGCAAAAGAATCAGCGACCTTAAAAAAGAGATTGAAGAAATCAAAAAACACCGTACCCTGCATCGCAAAGCCAGGCAGGAAGTGCCGCTGCCGGTGGTCACCCTGGTGGGCTATACCAATGCAGGCAAGTCCACACTTCTAAATGCACTGACCAATGCGGACGTGTTTGCCGAGGACAAGCTGTTTGCCACGCTGGACCCCACCACCAGACAGGTGGAGCTGCCCGGCGGCAGTATGTTTCTTTTAACCGACACCGTAGGTTTTATTCAGAAACTGCCCCATCACCTGGTGGCCGCATTTCGTGCCACGCTGGAGGAAGTGCTGGAGGCCGACCTCCTTTTGCACGTGGTGGATACTTCACACCCTCAGGCCGCGGAGCAAATGAACGCGGTGCAAAATATTTTACAGCAGCTGGGAGCCCAAGAGCTGCCTGCTATCGTGGTGTTTAATAAAATGGATATGCCCGAGGCGCATGCCAACCTGTCCGCCCTGGCCGGAGAGTGGCCTGAACATGTGGCCGTTTCCGCTAAAAACAAAGTGGGGCTGGATACGCTTCTGGAGGCCATTTCCGACAATTTGCAAAAAAATCATGTCCGCCTGGATCTGACGCTGCCCTTTGGCAGCGAAAAGATACTGGCCATAATTCGTAAGTACGGCCAACTGGAGCAGGAAGAATACAAAGCCGACGGCATTGCCGTCCGTGCGGTGATGCCCAGGCCATGGGCCGAAAAAGTAAAAAACAGTCTGGTTGAAGGAGCAGCAGAATTTGCCGATGATAAATAA
- a CDS encoding methionine gamma-lyase family protein: MINNYKKYQELLSAVEREIKPELAEVDETTLYNQGRVLEAFKECRVDETSFYDSTGYGYNDIGREQLDRLYALVFGGEAALVRPQFVSGTHAISCCLYSVLSPGDRLVSLTGKPYDTLQKALGLTADLPGDLASQNISYDEVDLTAGLDEEKLDKVLAEKTKAVLIQRSRGYAGRRALTVEDIKELNAAVKKRSPDTIVFVDNCYGEFVDECEPCHVGVDLLAGSLIKNPGAGLAPLGGYVAGRADLVEKAAWRLTAPGLGSDIGAMPGVKRLFFQGLFQAPHQVGQALKGMMLAAALFTRLGYTVSPKPGEKRGDIVQAVQLGDPQLLQSFCRAVQSASPVDSHLTPQPAPMPGYRDEVIMAAGTFVQGASSEFSADAPLRPPYQVFMQGGLTYEHVKLALATILDRLEISPTS; the protein is encoded by the coding sequence ATGATAAATAATTACAAAAAATATCAGGAGTTGTTGTCCGCTGTTGAAAGAGAGATAAAACCAGAGCTGGCAGAGGTTGATGAAACCACACTCTACAATCAGGGGCGGGTGCTGGAAGCGTTTAAAGAGTGCCGGGTGGATGAGACAAGCTTTTACGATTCCACCGGCTACGGCTACAATGACATAGGCAGAGAACAGCTTGACCGGCTTTATGCCCTGGTATTCGGCGGCGAAGCAGCCTTGGTCCGTCCTCAGTTTGTCTCCGGCACCCACGCCATTTCCTGCTGTTTATACAGCGTCCTTTCCCCCGGTGACCGGCTTGTTTCCCTCACAGGGAAACCCTATGATACCCTGCAGAAGGCGCTGGGCTTAACGGCTGACCTGCCAGGTGATCTGGCCAGCCAAAACATCAGCTATGACGAAGTGGATCTTACTGCAGGGCTGGATGAAGAAAAACTGGATAAAGTCCTGGCAGAAAAGACTAAAGCGGTGCTAATTCAGCGCTCCCGCGGCTATGCAGGGCGGCGGGCCCTTACTGTGGAGGACATTAAAGAGCTAAACGCTGCTGTAAAAAAACGCTCTCCAGATACAATAGTCTTTGTGGACAACTGTTACGGTGAGTTTGTAGATGAGTGCGAGCCCTGCCATGTGGGGGTAGATTTACTGGCGGGATCACTGATTAAAAATCCCGGTGCCGGACTGGCGCCGCTGGGCGGTTATGTGGCCGGCCGTGCCGATTTGGTGGAGAAGGCTGCCTGGCGCCTTACCGCCCCGGGGCTGGGCAGCGACATCGGAGCCATGCCCGGGGTAAAACGGTTGTTTTTTCAAGGGCTGTTTCAGGCCCCCCACCAGGTTGGACAGGCACTAAAGGGTATGATGCTGGCAGCGGCTCTTTTTACCAGGCTGGGGTACACCGTAAGCCCCAAACCCGGAGAAAAGAGGGGAGACATTGTCCAAGCGGTTCAGCTTGGCGACCCCCAACTGTTACAAAGTTTTTGCCGGGCGGTACAAAGTGCTTCACCGGTGGACAGCCACCTGACTCCGCAGCCGGCGCCCATGCCCGGATACCGCGATGAGGTAATCATGGCCGCCGGCACCTTTGTCCAGGGGGCCAGCAGTGAGTTTTCCGCCGATGCACCCCTGCGGCCACCCTATCAGGTCTTTATGCAGGGCGGCCTGACCTATGAACATGTGAAGCTGGCGCTGGCCACTATACTGGACCGGTTAGAAATTTCACCAACTTCTTGA
- the glnA gene encoding type I glutamate--ammonia ligase, translated as MGYNRDDILHFVRELKIKFIRLQFADVLGISKNVAIPVQQLEKALDGELMFDGSSIEGFVRIEESDMYLRPDPNTFAIFPWNTHKGGAEARLICDIHNSDGTPFSGCPRNTLRRAIADAASMGYEMNAGPEAEFFMFLKDEHGRATTITHDRGSYFDLMPVDLGEAARRDMVLTLQEMGFEVEASHHEVAPGQHEIAFKYADALTTADNIATFKLVVRTIAMQHNLHATFMPKPVFGIAGSGMHTHQSLFKDGNNVFYDENNESMLSDTARYYIGGMIKHIKGFTAVTNPLVNSYKRLVPGYEAPVYIAWSERNRSPLIRIPARRGIGTRIELRNPDPSCNPYLALAVTLQAGLDGIRNKITPPEPVNQNIYDMSEAERQELGIETLPLTLGNALEELKKDELVRKALGEHIYNRFLDAKTIEWNTYRTQVHQWEVENYLTVF; from the coding sequence ATGGGTTATAACAGGGATGATATTTTACATTTTGTCCGGGAACTGAAGATCAAGTTCATCCGTCTTCAGTTTGCCGATGTTTTGGGAATTTCCAAGAACGTGGCCATCCCTGTGCAGCAGCTGGAGAAGGCGCTGGACGGAGAGCTGATGTTTGACGGCTCTTCCATTGAGGGATTTGTACGCATTGAGGAGTCGGATATGTATCTGCGTCCCGACCCCAATACGTTTGCCATTTTCCCCTGGAATACCCATAAGGGAGGGGCGGAAGCACGCCTGATCTGTGATATTCATAATTCAGACGGAACGCCGTTTTCCGGATGCCCCCGCAATACCCTGCGCCGCGCCATCGCCGATGCGGCCTCCATGGGATACGAAATGAACGCCGGCCCTGAGGCGGAATTTTTTATGTTTTTAAAGGACGAGCACGGCCGTGCCACCACCATTACCCATGACCGCGGCAGCTATTTTGATTTGATGCCCGTGGATCTGGGCGAGGCAGCCCGTCGTGACATGGTTCTCACACTACAGGAAATGGGTTTTGAGGTGGAAGCCTCCCATCATGAAGTGGCTCCCGGTCAGCATGAAATCGCTTTTAAATATGCCGATGCCCTGACCACCGCCGATAACATCGCCACCTTTAAACTGGTGGTACGCACCATTGCCATGCAGCACAACCTGCACGCCACCTTTATGCCCAAACCGGTTTTTGGAATTGCCGGCTCCGGTATGCACACTCATCAGTCTCTGTTTAAAGACGGTAATAATGTTTTCTATGATGAAAACAACGAATCCATGCTCTCCGATACAGCCCGCTACTATATCGGCGGTATGATTAAGCACATTAAAGGCTTCACTGCGGTGACCAATCCGCTGGTTAACTCCTACAAGCGGCTGGTGCCCGGTTACGAAGCTCCGGTCTACATTGCCTGGAGCGAGCGCAACCGCAGCCCGTTGATTCGCATTCCCGCAAGACGCGGCATCGGCACCCGCATCGAACTGAGAAATCCCGATCCTTCCTGCAACCCGTATCTGGCTCTGGCCGTTACGCTGCAAGCGGGCCTGGACGGTATCAGAAACAAAATCACTCCTCCGGAACCGGTCAATCAGAATATCTACGATATGTCTGAGGCCGAACGGCAAGAACTGGGCATTGAGACCCTGCCCCTTACTTTGGGCAACGCACTGGAAGAGCTGAAAAAAGATGAATTGGTGAGAAAGGCTCTGGGCGAACATATCTATAATCGCTTCCTGGATGCCAAAACCATTGAGTGGAACACCTACAGAACACAGGTTCACCAGTGGGAAGTGGAAAATTACCTCACCGTATTTTAA
- the nth gene encoding endonuclease III gives MTTRKEKAEKILAVLQEENPEPVSELNFDTPWQLLVAVILSAQSTDKQVNKVTANLFAKYASPQDMAELTPEELAEDIKSLGLFRNKAKHLVGAARAILDQHGGEVPRTLAKLQSLPGVGRKTANVVLANAFGVPALAVDTHVFRVANRLGLAKAKTPEETEKQLSRAIPRSLWADAHHWLILHGRYICVARKPRCPQCPVTEWCSWYQKEQKTSPKRGAKL, from the coding sequence ATGACCACCCGTAAAGAAAAAGCTGAAAAAATTCTGGCCGTTTTACAAGAAGAGAACCCTGAGCCGGTTTCCGAGCTGAACTTTGACACCCCCTGGCAGCTCCTGGTGGCTGTAATCCTTTCGGCCCAGTCCACCGATAAACAGGTTAATAAAGTTACCGCCAACCTTTTTGCCAAGTACGCCAGTCCGCAAGATATGGCAGAGCTGACCCCAGAGGAGTTGGCAGAAGACATTAAATCCCTGGGACTGTTTCGCAACAAAGCCAAACATCTGGTGGGTGCGGCCAGGGCCATTTTGGACCAACACGGGGGAGAGGTGCCCCGTACTCTGGCCAAGCTCCAATCACTGCCCGGTGTGGGACGCAAAACAGCAAATGTGGTGCTGGCCAATGCCTTTGGCGTGCCGGCCCTGGCCGTTGATACCCACGTATTCCGAGTGGCAAACAGATTGGGCCTGGCCAAAGCAAAAACACCGGAAGAAACGGAAAAACAACTCTCTCGGGCCATCCCCCGCAGTTTGTGGGCGGATGCCCATCATTGGTTGATTTTACACGGCCGCTACATCTGCGTGGCCAGAAAGCCCCGTTGTCCACAGTGTCCTGTTACAGAGTGGTGTAGTTGGTATCAAAAGGAACAGAAAAC